The DNA region CTCCCATTGGGCACGCCGGTCTCGGGGTAGGGATAGGGCCAGGAAGTCGCTAATGTAGAATAAAATTGAATGTGATCAATTTCGTTTCGAACCACCTGGTGTACATGCCCGTGAAAGACCGAAACCTGTTTAAAAGGTTTCAACAAGCGGTGTGCTTCCGGAGCGTCTTCGACCCAGAAGTTCCATTTTCGATAATAATGATAAAGTGGGGGGTGAATAAAGAGAAGTACGGGTGTCTGACGATCCACTCCTGAGAGTTCGTTTTCAAGCCAATGAAGCTGTTCATTTCCAATTCGAAAAGGACCCGGCGTCCTGTTTAAAGTCCCGGCGACTTCCATGCGTTCTTCCGGGGTGAGCCCTTTTTCCGTCCAAAAATCTTCTAAATGGATCCCGTTCAAGAGGACGCAGAGATAGCCTTTATGATGAAAAGCGAAAGGGAGTTTTTCCTTCATGACATGGGTCTCGTAACTTTTTCCCATATCAAAATACCAGTCATGTTCGCCCGGGAGAAAATAGGTTTTCGGAATTAAACCGGAGATCATTTTCGAAAAACGGATCATTTGTTCTGGCGTGCCGTCATGAACTGCGTCTCCCATATATACGACAAAGTCCGGAAGGGGTTTGAGTCGATTGATTTCATGGATCGCCATTTCGAGGCGATTCTCGAGACGGGAGTTCCGGGATCCCATGAGATGGCTGTCTCCCAAAAGAGCAAATCGAAAGGATACGTCAGAGGCCAGGGCGCGAGAAATGTCCCCCGGCCATCCTTTTATGCCGGGAGCTAAAACCAGGCTAGCTCCTGCAAGCAACGAGGTTTGAATAAAACGTCTGCGCGTAATATTCACGGAAGCTTCTCCGCCAGTTTCTCCGCTTCCTGTACCATTCCGCTTAATATTTCAATTCCTCCCTCCCAAAACGATTTCTGGGAAAGATCGATATTAAAATCGTGCAGGAGCTCCTGCGGACTTTGAGATCCTCCTGAACTAAGAAGTCTGAGGTATTTTAAAACAAAATTTTCAGGATCCTTGAGATAAGCACGATAAAGAGAAAGGACGAGCAGTTCCCCAAATGCGTAA from Nitrospirota bacterium includes:
- a CDS encoding oligoendopeptidase F, translated to YAFGELLVLSLYRAYLKDPENFVLKYLRLLSSGGSQSPQELLHDFNIDLSQKSFWEGGIEILSGMVQEAEKLAEKLP
- a CDS encoding metallophosphoesterase, coding for MNITRRRFIQTSLLAGASLVLAPGIKGWPGDISRALASDVSFRFALLGDSHLMGSRNSRLENRLEMAIHEINRLKPLPDFVVYMGDAVHDGTPEQMIRFSKMISGLIPKTYFLPGEHDWYFDMGKSYETHVMKEKLPFAFHHKGYLCVLLNGIHLEDFWTEKGLTPEERMEVAGTLNRTPGPFRIGNEQLHWLENELSGVDRQTPVLLFIHPPLYHYYRKWNFWVEDAPEAHRLLKPFKQVSVFHGHVHQVVRNEIDHIQFYSTLATSWPYPYPETGVPNGSPRMPRPSPANFYDGLGWGKVEGNQTQIRQEDVEWTLNPPEG